Below is a window of Cygnus atratus isolate AKBS03 ecotype Queensland, Australia chromosome 3, CAtr_DNAZoo_HiC_assembly, whole genome shotgun sequence DNA.
CATAACCTacctatttctttcttttgtatggTCATTGGAATACCACTCATGAATGGTAACCATAACTTTTGAATAAgaatcttaaatatttaaatgtgtatCAGGAATTATGTCATTTAAATAGTTTATATACAAAAAACCAAAGAGTAAGGTTGCATTTTCCATAGTCAGCTATAAGTTGAAGTATAAAAGAAAGTTTCAACACATGAATGTgttacaaataaagaaaatcaagttgtaattctgtatttaagtagcaaaaaatatgaagaagttTCATAGCGAGATGACACGCAATAATGGAAAATCTATTACAAGGCATTACATCCCTTTAGCTTGATATCAAAAATTAAGAAAGCCTCAGTTGAATAAACATACACTAAACTTACtacctttctgtattttaggaTTTGACTGAACTTCCAGTATCACTGTTGTCACGGTGTCTGCATACATATCATTAGCAGGATTTGCCACCCactagaagataaaaatatatatatatatatataatttgagCATATTATTTGGGCTGAATGAATAatgcaacacaaaaacaacattcacggcattcttttattttttccctgaattctAGCTTAAAATGACTGTcatacatttattatttttaactacttGTAACTTGATATATTCTAGTAACCTCCCATGAAAAATTCAGGCTGCTGAATGTTTCTGAACACATTTATGAAATAGTTATTCATTAACACAACTAGGGGCTGTAGGGAAAGGAGAGAACACCATCTGACCTGATTTCCAATTACTATTTGCCAAATAAAAAAGGACATTGAATCTGCCATTATACTTTTGAGCTACtgcaaaaaaacaagaaacttgCTAAGTGAAACATGCTAAGTGAAACAACACGCATCAACACAGGGCCATAGCTCAAGTGAAACTttacttaaaacatttaatcCTGCATGGCATCAATATGATACTATTCTACAGAAAAGAGAGTATTTGTTTCTTCCCCACCAGTGCCTACCTCAAGGACTACCATGCCTGGTTCTTGGATCacagtaatatttttgaaaaccttCAGGGCTGGTTTTTGTTGGATTTCTATTTCTTCTACGTCGCCTAAGAAGTAGCAACAAATAGTTAGCAAGGATAAAATTATACTGAGAACAGGACCAATTTTATCTGCATAAGAAAACAGGTCATTTTAAGGATGAGAGGGGCTGTCTATTATTATCACAGCAGTTCAGAATCCATTTCTAAACCTGAAGTGCTTACTCTCTTCCCTTACCTGGTAACATTActttctttattgttttgtcttttttttttttttttcctgtatgtaaTATTGgccattttacttttttggaTTCTTATATTTGACTGCTTTAGTACACCGACCTGAGTGCACCAACCAGCTCCTCCTCTACCCTTAAAGGATAACCCATTGTTTACACAAGTTTACAGCATGattcaaaggcatttttgtgTGAGGTAGCATTCAGGCTATGAGACCCGGTGATATGAATTTGGCTCTGTCACTAGGTGACTGTCACGAAAAGAAGAATCCTGAGCTTCAAATCTGGGAAGGCATCCTAGAAAGTGTGCCTGCTTTTGATGAACTAGGACTGGAGCTGCCTCTGTCCTTTAAGAAAGCTAGACAGAGGTTTCTGGATCAGAAAAAGACAAGGCGGCTAGATTCATCTCTCATGGGGAGGGACAAAAGAGGTTGTATGACaaagtttttgtctttgttttattaattagATGCCAATAACCATTCTGTTTTGGGGCCGGAGACAAAAGATCATTTAATAAATTTTTCATCAGAGTATTCACTTTGGGGCCTGATAGAAGacaaaaaatcatctgaaaCTCTATAGTGTTGGATGCTCGTGATTTTGTATTACAGCTACAGTAGGATCCCTATAGAGGGTTAGTCATGCTCATGAACTAGATCTGGCAGAAGCTGCGTAAtctaataaaagttttaaaatataaaacaaattgtGACACTTCGGTTACTGGCAGAGCAAAGAAATTTCCACTCAGAAGTTCCCTGAGGACTAtaagttcttttaaaaactgaccACCATAAATCACAAAGATTTCTTCCCAAATACGCACCAGTAAGCTTTTGTAGCTGGTAATAAAGGAGATTGAAAGGGCCGGTATATGGAATAGCTTGTGTCTGTGTTACAGTGCTCATAGCCAAGTCTGTATaatctgaaagaaattttaaaagaatgtattaaaaatgagcttttttaatttgcttcctaaaaaaaaaataaagttgtcaCTATAGTGAAATAATTCCAAATAACCaccaaaacatttaagaaagagGATTGAAAAGGACAGTTTGTAAAGAGCGTCTGTTGTGAGATATATACACTGCTTGCAGTTAAGGAACCAGCAAAAGCTTGTTATTTTATCATATGCATTACAGGCAAACAATGAACTAGGACAGCAGAATTGCTTTCCCCAAGCTCTTTTGACCTTACTACTCCATTTAATTACTCTTCTGTTTtgagaataaatacatttatttggcAACATACAGCATAGGAAAAATATGCAGTATTTTCACAGTATCATGATTTTTACACTAAGAATTAAtgacattttagaaatgttcAAATTGATCAAGGTGCTCTTCTGCTCTCACTGGTACCTATGATACATATTCAAACATAGGAAGAAGTTTTAAGTAACTAGAAGGAGaaaattttgctgcttctctttcagaaaaaggacagaaaagatcTTAAACTTCAGAGGACAATGAATTGAATGTCTTCTCACTTCAACAGTTTAGTACCTTAGGCAAAACTAAGCCGAAGTAAAACTAAGGTGTCCACTAATTACTTATCCAACacaaaataacaggaaaaacaaacagtactGTATGTGTTTTAATGACAGAAGGATGCAGTAAGTTTCAATCGCCCACTAAGCACATTACTCTCTTTACTTACTGGAGAGGTCACATGGAGAAAGGATATGATagttaaaatttcttttaactaGGATTCCAGAAATTCTCTGTCCTTGTTCTGGCTTCTTATCTGCTAAAGATCCCAtcacctgaaaagaaaaaaggcatatAGTGCAACAAGACAATCTGAAGTTCTCATAGCTTAAAGTTAACCGTGGAGATGAAATATAGGTTcctcagaaaaacaagcatgGTATAGAATTactctgaaaataaaggaaggtCAGCATAAACATGGACAACAAAAATCTGGGATGTAACACAAAAAAAGGTTGAAagagtaaaatataaaaacccAAAGAAGTTTTTTCTCCAGTGGCTGCCACAGAAAACATACATGAAAATCATATTTTGTAAACAACTCTAGAATTGTGCTCACGTAACTCCCAGAAATAGCCAGGTGTCCTAATTTTCAACAACGCTTCCTAGTTTTCACACAAACTGAGAGATGAGCACTGTTACCTAGTGAGAAGAAATGCCATTCTAATCTCTTCATACGTCTAGGAAAGACCTGGAATTTTTTCACCCTGAGGTAGCTGAAcaccagagcaggctgcccaaaaAGGTTACGTAGACATTGGAGGCCTTCAAAACGGGTCTGTGCAGGGCTCTAAGCCACCTGCTGTAGTTGGTCCTGCTTTGACAAGAAAGTTGGACTCCCTCAGGAGGGCTCAAAAGGATCATATTAAAAGTCCATAAATACAGAtctcacaaacagaaaagaggaattaCACTGTACAGGATTTTTTATCACAGAACTCTGGGGAAGAGCCGATTTCTTTTCAGCACAGCACTCCAGCCAGTGTAGTAGCTACCTGTGCACGGCAGCGCATTGGACCCTGCTCCAAAGATGTCATTAGTAGACAATTAACACCTTGACCCTTCATCTTAAGGTTGTGCTGGAGTTCAGACCTATAATAACAAGTCCCCATTATCTACAGGTAACTCCAGTGCACAAAGCAGTTAGGCACTATATGCCAGTTCTACATCTAGGCTTATAAGGACTTGATAAATTAAACCGTGACATTTTACCTGTCAGTAACACCAGTGCCATTTTTTGGCATTGATTCTATAAGGAGTTAAGATTAGGTCCTTATTAAATACCAGTTAATCATTTTCAATCACTCTTCCTTCAAACTTACTATGTACCATGAGAAAATTGATGTTAAATTCAGTTGAGTCTAATAGAAGTTGGCTATCGGGGACTAGTAATCAAAAAAGGGTCTTCTTTAAAGAATCTAAACTAGATTCTGATTAGAAGCAGAATGTAGTTCAATTAATATACATATCTCTATGGTTTCTTGTATATATTAGCGTTTACTTATTTCAGTATTTAGATTTTGTTGTAATATTTAAAGATTGTATCGCCAAATATTATCATAGTAGTTTAAATGCATCATATTTCTTGCTACTCAGAGCACATGCATATAAACttgtaaaatattctctttaagctgttttttaaaaaatcatttgatgAAATACACCGCACAGTCATGGCTACAAACTTTCTTCTGCCAGACAATCCTTTTtacaaggattttattttacaagctgTCTCACTGATTAAAGTAGCTGGAGACAGCATTTCTAAATGTCTGATTACAGTCAAGCATGTAATTATTTAATTCAGCCAAAGCAATTATTCTCTTCTAGTATGTATAGATGGAATGGGTGTTTGACAGCATCTCcctgaaatgtaaatgaaatctATTACATTATTTATGCACAGAATTCAGCGCTCTAACATGACTGGAATTGATGTTCTTTGTTGGGAGAAAATTGAGGACTGCTGTTTTGGATCATACAGCAAAGGGCTTGGGATGATGGGACTGAAAGCACTAGCAGATTTGTCGATAGCAGCATAGATTTAGGttggcaaaaatgaaaaaaaaaccaaaactctccccccacaaaacaaaaacagccaaCAACATTCACACACCGAGTTCCTGTAAAACACATGCAatacaaaagcaatttaaattaGGGTCTTGAaagaattttaagaattttaaagaatttagtttttaatccagagaaaaatactgttgtacagataagaaaatattaattttataccTTGGCaagtttttctcctctgaagtTTAATGTCACAGCTTCGGTATTCCTAGGATTATGAACTTCTATGTGAACTTCATCGTTATCCTCATATTCTCGTATCAATGCTGCTTTCAACCTGGCCATTTCATTCTGCTCACCATGAACTAAAATCTGTAAGAAagacagttttccttttaacataAGGTATTTGCCCAACCAGACATGTTTAGTAAGCAAATTATCTAAAACTGCCATCTTGTACTTCATCTTCatgaaaatgtgcatttcatGACGACATAATATTAGTTCAATTATTCTACGTACAGTTCTATGCTTGTGTTTGAATTCTATGCATTATTCAAAGGCACAATACCTCGACACTATACGtagaaaaatacaagcaaataaGTAGAATGCATTATGtagatttcatttcacttttcgTACATGAACACACTGTTATATTATGAAAGGAAGTATTAACTTCAGTTCAACCATAAAAGTTAGctttatgtttttgtgtttgcatgtagataaatatatacatatacaaataaatgtaCAATTCCCAGATATCCCACAGACAGACAGTCAAGAGCATGTTCGTCTTTACTTCACTAAGGTAACagtgaaaaaaggcaaagtCTTCACCTTTTATTACTCAAAGGATAGGGATGCTGGCTACTGCTAGACACCAATTGCTGCCTTGATGACTCAAGGCTGTGAACTGGTTTGATGAATCCCACTCTGGAGAAATGGGCAGCATGTATACTAACCACATGTGGAGGTTTCAGGGCCCGGATAAACTCACTAGTTTGTTGATAATCTGtgtgagcagagaaagaaatgtaatcCACAGACATCTTCAGGGGGAGTTTTTGCCCTGACATAGTTGTGATCTCTTCGGGTTCAGACATGATGTGCTAGAAAAAAAGAGCgcttctttaaataaaaaattaaaggccTCCTGCAGACACCATAAAACTAAAGCTTTACATTTCAAGTATCAACAAAATAATATTGACAGACAAGTTAAatgtgaagaactgaaaaaaaaatcctcaaattTCACAAAACagtcacaaataaaaaaaacatgcacGACATACAAATTTAATCTTTTACATGCCCAGCAGATTTGGGAGTTCATTCTTCTTCCACATACATCTCTATAAAATTTACACTGAAATTGTAACAACTGTCTGATTTCTATCTCTAAAAGGCAAAACTAAACACTCTGGTTACCCTTAGCTGCTAGAATTAGGAAGGAAGGATTTAATTCTCTACAAGGAGACAGTGGCACAACATGCACAAGGCATGATCTGTGACACGTAAGTATTGCTAGATTTAACGCTGACTCCTCTAGCAATGGGGCTAGGGCTCCCCCTCTCAAAGATGTAAGCATGGAGAAAAGTACCAGTCATTCCTTCTCATGACGAGATAACTGCTCCTAGAAAAGCTCATTTTCTATAACATCACTGGAAATGGCCATATGcaaattttctgtatatttcatTAGTAAAGTGCAGTTAACAGCAATCTTCTCCGTAAATCGAAATAAAGACACCTCCTGTTGGccaattctttttaaatgcaacacGCATACTagtttgttttaagaatttgTGGTGTGCTAACAACTCACCTTAGCAAGTGTTCCTTCAACACAGTACCCGGCTATAATTACTCCATTCCTCTTATCTGTGCACCAGCTCTCAAACAGCTCTCTGGATAAGCCACTCTGCATCATACCTGGGGAAGCCATCACCACACTCGGGCCGATATCATCAAAATGATCCATACTCTAAGTGGAAAACAGCAGGAGCATCAGTTACCATAATCCTTGAAGAACACAGAAGTAGAGCCCTACATTCACAGATTAAACAGCATCCTCATAAAAAAGCTCTTTGTAGGAAAGTTCCTCCTACTAATGCCCATAAGGGGCAAATTATAAGCATACAGATCAATACTGGAAGAAAAGTTGGGATGTAAGCTCCCCTCATCCAGCCCTCTAAACAATGGGAGAACAGAAAATTCAGATATAAACCTGTAACTATCAACCTATTAGGATATTACACATGCAAACTATTCAGCAAATATGAACACTTCCATCATTGTTCCTTTAGTATATGACAACCTTACCTTCAGGTTACTAATATGCTTGAAAACAAATGGATTGTTGATGTTGATTTGCTTGCGGATTTTGTCATTCATGGCATTGACATATGTCTGATAAACTGCCATGCACTTCTTCGCCAAAGAGGAGGCATAGTAAATAGGGATATCGTGGAGTTCTGGGTGATTTTGCCAGTATTCatctgaaacaaataaacaaaagtacACATCAAACAGCTCATAAACACAGCATTATCTCCAAAATGCATACTTCTCAGAAGCGTTTATACTTTTTGTGAAACAGATTTAGcaatgtttttatcatttttattatagaaAATCACAATCACggtctgtttttttcatctggCCTACTAGAGCAATCACCAACTAAAAATGTATGTAACTCTAATACAAACAAATGGACAAGAAAGAGAtgaacttcaaatatttttggccAACCCCAGTCAGTCACCAGTTTCAGCCACAAGGGATAAGAATATGTGATACTACACAGCACTAAATTTACTTTTACAACAAAATAAGTTCTACCACACCACTGCAAGAAAGCTTAAACATCTCTGATAAATGTAAGTTATAGATCTGACAGCTAGAGACATCTGCACATAGATGTGTTAGTGGGAATTCACTATATCAAATTTGTGTAAAACAAATCCACGGAGTTCAAGGAGTGAAGGGATTACCCAGTTACATGTCTGGCTCCCTTTATTATCACCAACAGTTATATTTTACAAGcttaactgaaacaaaaacaggaaaaaaaatcctcccctAATCACAACTTATCTTTCTCATGATGACAGTAGCGATGACCTTTACTAAACATGAAGAAGAGATCTGAATGCAGATATGCAAGCCTAACTTACTTGCTTTCTCACTTGGCTACAGCTCTGgtaatataaaacatatttatattgcaaaactgcaaaacaacCACCCCAAAAGAGTAGTATGCTCTTTTGGCTGTATTTGTACATTTAAATGATACAGCTTTAACCTAGCAGCTTTGGTCTGCAGACCAAGTTTTCAGAGTATGTCAGAGCAGCTCACTGTCATGAATATCTTAATAAGCTCAAATGTAAGGGGGAAACAGCCAATAAAGGATGGCCAGTAGCAGGATTTACTCTAATATCAAGAGACTGCACCCATCATCATACATTTCTGTATCATAATAGAGTATCTTATTTTTTGTCAGACACATatggaaggaataaaaacacagaagcctGTGGGTTCAGTTGTGTATGCATGTGAGATGCAATTGTATTTTCTACCTAATTAAGCATCCAATTGCATGTCTGCCTTTAGTAGATGTACTTCCAAGCTTTCCTTTAGAATGTCACTTTAGTATCTACACACAGCAAGGAAAGACCAACAAATTCCAAACTAATGGCTACATGAGGTTTCAAATGTTCAGTTTTTACCTCTTCTATCAAACAAATTACTCTTGCtaaaaggaagcacagaagcctggaaatactttaaaaattgttatatCTGAAGTACCTTACAACAACTATTTCTTTTATGTGAAGTAGCTTATTATGACCAcgtataatttttttccctccattttgCCCTTCTTAACAAACCCTAATTTGCTTTCCCATTACCATTAGAAATGCTAGAAGTGTCTATGGTTATGGTCTTCTCAGCTTTTCCTAGAAAGATTTCACGTAGGTTTGTGAATTAAAGGGCAAAAATAGTAAAACTTTGGAAGAAAGTTTTACCTCtttttagcaaaacattttaaatagaacaGTCATGTTTTCATTACTAACTTTGCAATCTGTAGTAATATCTCCTATTTGCTGAAATCCCAGTTCAACAAGATTTGAAGGCACATGTTACTATGGAATTACCTGTTCCTTTCTAGGTCTCCTTTCTAACTCACACAGTTAAGCTGCCTGTCCTATAAACGCattttgaaaaggctttttgggtggtttagttttatttctattttacattTGAACAAACAATATTACATATTCTCAAGTAATTAACATACTGAAAAATTGCTGagaagttgtttaaaaaaatcatatactTGGAAGACTGCACATGAAAACATTCTCCTTTTTTATATGCCTTTTATTAAGAGAAATTGGAAAGATACATACCTAAAATTAGAAGTAGTTCTTGAGCTCGACCCAGGGCAAACACAGGAATAAGACCTCTACCTCCTCTATTTACAATGTCATGAACAGTATTGCAGAATCTTGCCTCTCgctcttcccttttctcatgAATATGAGTACCATAGGTGGACTCCTATGCACAGAGAAACCTGGTATTAAAAGCACTGACACAGACTAATTCCTGATCTTCTCTAACTCCGACAAATTTCATAAAAACACTGGTGTTACCATGCAGAAACAGAACCTTCGTTTTAGAATTAAGGGCTTCCATTTGTGTGCCATTACATTGCATGCATTaagttttcagcttttcagtatACTGGGGCAGAGTGGGAAgtggaaagaaggggaaaatcaACCACCCCCCACTCCAAATTCCCATAACCATCTCCTCCACCAAGATAAATAACCTTCCCCCCAAGCTCCTGCCAGCTATTTGGAAAGAGatcctataaaaaaataataaaaggtaGAACTACAAATTTTGATGTTCCTTTTAAGAGGTTTCAATTTTACCATATTTTCCTAACTGAAAATTCTGCCACTTCTTTGACGAACAGGTTATTGTACTAACATGGCTCAGTGGTGCATGTAGCATAGTTTAGAAACACCTAGTCTAAAATACGGgaattacataaaatataagattttgatgtatttaaaatgtaagaattaTCAGTTACAGAAAACAATCAGAAGGGACACAACAAATGAATTATTTACAGTATTACTCTAGAGGATCTCACAGgtcattctgaaataaaacatttaggTTAGGATTTATTAAAGGAAAGTATCCGGCTACATTGAAGTTTGTACAACACATCTAGGAAACAAGCTGAAACTTGGTAAATCTCTTGAAAACACATATCTAGAGGCTTACGGAACATTATCAGaagaattataaaatgaaaattagatgTTAAGACTTTttaatacagtgaaaaaaaaatttggagtGTTTTCAACACCCAAGTGTTTGGATATTGAACACCAGTCACATACTACTATTAAACCTCCACTGTCTTTCTCATGCCATTTCAGTTCTAATTTACTAATACCCCTGTACACATGTAATTactaatataaagaaataattttgtaaaactTACAATGATAAGAATATCGGGCTTAATATTAGGAATCTCAGCTGCCATCAGATGTCTGTCTTCCTGTCTTGAGAAATCACCTGTATACAAGAGCTGTGAGACACAAAGACCAGCAGT
It encodes the following:
- the CPSF3 gene encoding cleavage and polyadenylation specificity factor subunit 3 isoform X2, with the protein product MPQKLFTDGFFQIMSKSGHVLGAAMFMIEIAGVKLLYTGDFSRQEDRHLMAAEIPNIKPDILIIESTYGTHIHEKREEREARFCNTVHDIVNRGGRGLIPVFALGRAQELLLILDEYWQNHPELHDIPIYYASSLAKKCMAVYQTYVNAMNDKIRKQININNPFVFKHISNLKSMDHFDDIGPSVVMASPGMMQSGLSRELFESWCTDKRNGVIIAGYCVEGTLAKHIMSEPEEITTMSGQKLPLKMSVDYISFSAHTDYQQTSEFIRALKPPHVILVHGEQNEMARLKAALIREYEDNDEVHIEVHNPRNTEAVTLNFRGEKLAKVMGSLADKKPEQGQRISGILVKRNFNYHILSPCDLSNYTDLAMSTVTQTQAIPYTGPFNLLYYQLQKLTGDVEEIEIQQKPALKVFKNITVIQEPGMVVLEWVANPANDMYADTVTTVILEVQSNPKIQKAAVQKISKKVDMDVYSKRMEIMLQDMFGEDCVSSKDGSVLCVTVDGKTANVSLDTRTVDCEPGSEDDDSLREMVELAAQRLYDALSPVH
- the CPSF3 gene encoding cleavage and polyadenylation specificity factor subunit 3 isoform X1 — encoded protein: MSAKRKAEALIPAEESDQLLIRPLGAGQEVGRSCIILEFKGRKIMLDCGIHPGLEGMDALPYIDLIDPAEIDLLLISHFHLDHCGALPWFLQKTSFKGRTFMTHATKAIYRWLLSDYVKVSNISADDMLYTETDLEESMDKIETINFHEVKEVAGIKFWCYHAGHVLGAAMFMIEIAGVKLLYTGDFSRQEDRHLMAAEIPNIKPDILIIESTYGTHIHEKREEREARFCNTVHDIVNRGGRGLIPVFALGRAQELLLILDEYWQNHPELHDIPIYYASSLAKKCMAVYQTYVNAMNDKIRKQININNPFVFKHISNLKSMDHFDDIGPSVVMASPGMMQSGLSRELFESWCTDKRNGVIIAGYCVEGTLAKHIMSEPEEITTMSGQKLPLKMSVDYISFSAHTDYQQTSEFIRALKPPHVILVHGEQNEMARLKAALIREYEDNDEVHIEVHNPRNTEAVTLNFRGEKLAKVMGSLADKKPEQGQRISGILVKRNFNYHILSPCDLSNYTDLAMSTVTQTQAIPYTGPFNLLYYQLQKLTGDVEEIEIQQKPALKVFKNITVIQEPGMVVLEWVANPANDMYADTVTTVILEVQSNPKIQKAAVQKISKKVDMDVYSKRMEIMLQDMFGEDCVSSKDGSVLCVTVDGKTANVSLDTRTVDCEPGSEDDDSLREMVELAAQRLYDALSPVH